The following coding sequences lie in one Longimicrobium sp. genomic window:
- a CDS encoding helicase-related protein — protein sequence KMSRRLKARLAEAGASDGNDLEAELETDYEALDETAEEWPAEEGEAPLTQASRAAIEAEIRELDAFTSLAISIEQNAKGRKLLSTLDRAFQVAASGGAQRKAIIFTESRRTQDYLLGILSESAFSEGVVLFNGSNTDEGSRKIYADWLERHQGTDRVSGSKTADMRSALVDYFRDEGQIMIATEAGAEGINLQFCSLVINYDLPWNPQRIEQRIGRCHRYGQRHDVVVVNFLNRNNAADRRVFELLDEKFQLFKGVFGSSDEVLGALESGVDFEKRIADIYQRCRTPDEIQAAFDQLQRELSTEINEAMSSTRRKLLENFDEEVVEKLQAAKEKSEHWRSRFEELLMDLTRYELGGRAEFVSEDAFRLVSLPDGVRVPLGLYELPRRSGEAHTYRLGHELAEHVLDRALCRDLPVREVSFDYSGSPGKVTLLESLVGQRGWLSFSLSTVEALDQAEDRLVFAGFRDDGVVLEDDAVRRMFGCAAAVGDAPAADVPGALAVLAEERHVAHQRDVSLRNARAFEAEASKLDAWADDLKVGLEREIKEIDRQIKEVRRRGLSMAALEEKLELQREVRILEVSRHRLRRELFSAQDEVDARRDALIDDAERRLRRTAWLEAVFILRWAIR from the coding sequence GCAAGATGTCGCGGCGGCTCAAGGCGCGGCTTGCCGAGGCTGGAGCGTCGGACGGAAATGACCTCGAGGCGGAGCTGGAGACCGACTACGAGGCGCTGGACGAAACCGCGGAAGAGTGGCCGGCGGAGGAAGGCGAGGCGCCGCTGACGCAGGCGAGCCGCGCCGCGATCGAGGCGGAGATCCGGGAGCTCGACGCGTTTACGTCGCTGGCCATCTCGATCGAGCAGAACGCCAAGGGACGCAAGCTGCTGAGCACCCTGGACCGGGCGTTTCAGGTGGCCGCCAGCGGCGGGGCCCAGCGCAAGGCCATCATCTTCACCGAGTCCCGCCGCACGCAGGACTACCTGCTCGGCATTCTTTCCGAAAGCGCGTTCTCCGAGGGGGTCGTCCTCTTCAACGGTTCCAACACGGACGAAGGCTCGCGGAAGATCTACGCGGACTGGCTGGAGCGGCACCAGGGGACGGACCGAGTTTCGGGATCCAAGACCGCGGACATGCGCTCGGCGCTGGTGGACTACTTTCGCGACGAGGGGCAGATCATGATCGCCACCGAGGCAGGCGCGGAGGGCATCAACCTCCAGTTCTGCTCGCTGGTCATCAACTACGACCTGCCCTGGAATCCGCAACGCATCGAGCAGCGAATCGGCCGGTGTCACCGATACGGGCAGCGCCACGACGTGGTGGTGGTGAACTTCCTCAACCGGAACAACGCCGCGGACCGCCGTGTGTTCGAGCTGCTGGACGAGAAGTTCCAGCTGTTCAAGGGGGTGTTCGGCTCCAGCGATGAGGTGCTTGGCGCGCTGGAGTCCGGCGTGGACTTCGAAAAGCGCATCGCCGACATCTATCAGCGCTGCCGCACGCCAGACGAGATCCAGGCGGCGTTCGACCAGCTGCAGCGCGAGCTGAGTACTGAGATCAACGAGGCGATGAGCAGCACGCGCCGCAAGCTGCTGGAGAACTTCGACGAGGAGGTGGTGGAGAAGCTCCAGGCCGCCAAGGAGAAGTCCGAGCACTGGCGCTCGCGCTTCGAGGAGCTGCTGATGGACCTTACCCGCTACGAGCTGGGCGGACGCGCGGAGTTCGTTTCGGAAGATGCGTTCCGCCTGGTGTCGCTGCCCGACGGCGTACGCGTGCCCCTTGGCCTGTACGAACTGCCCCGGCGCTCCGGCGAGGCCCACACCTACCGCTTGGGCCACGAGCTCGCGGAGCACGTTCTTGACCGAGCGCTGTGCCGCGACCTGCCCGTTCGCGAAGTCTCATTCGACTACTCCGGATCTCCCGGCAAGGTGACCCTGCTGGAGAGCCTGGTGGGCCAGCGCGGCTGGCTGTCGTTCTCCCTGTCCACCGTCGAGGCGCTGGATCAGGCCGAGGACCGGCTGGTGTTCGCCGGGTTCCGCGACGACGGCGTAGTGCTGGAAGACGACGCGGTCAGGCGGATGTTCGGTTGCGCGGCGGCCGTGGGCGATGCCCCTGCCGCGGACGTTCCAGGCGCGCTGGCGGTGCTGGCGGAGGAGCGCCACGTGGCCCACCAGCGCGACGTGTCGCTGCGCAACGCACGGGCGTTCGAGGCCGAGGCGTCCAAGCTGGACGCGTGGGCCGATGACCTCAAGGTGGGACTGGAGCGCGAGATCAAGGAGATCGACCGGCAGATCAAGGAAGTTCGCCGCCGCGGGCTTTCCATGGCGGCGCTGGAGGAAAAACTGGAGTTGCAGCGCGAGGTGCGCATCTTGGAGGTGAGCCGCCACCGGCTGCGCCGCGAGCTGTTTTCGGCGCAGGATGAAGTGGATGCCCGCCGCGACGCGCTAATAGACGATGCCGAGCGCCGGCTGCGGCGCACCGCATGGCTGGAAGCTGTATTCATTCTGCGCTGGGCCATCCGCTAG